In Oryza sativa Japonica Group chromosome 2, ASM3414082v1, the following are encoded in one genomic region:
- the LOC4330089 gene encoding uncharacterized protein — MAAVVAAVEAGVVAVARGRGSGRLLRGIYWRLRAGIRRMQSERGRWRGGRRDHARFSFHYDALSYALNFDDGRAAADFVLV, encoded by the coding sequence ATGGcggccgtggtggcggcggtggaggcgggggtggtcgcggtggcgcgcgggcggggcagCGGCAGGCTGCTCCGGGGAATCTACTGGAGGCTCCGAGCCGGGATCCGGCGGATGCAGTCGGAGCGCGggaggtggcgcggcggcaggcgtgACCACGCCCGGTTCAGCTTCCACTACGACGCGCTCAGCTACGCCCTCAACTTCGacgacggccgcgccgccgcggactTCGTCCTAGTATGA